In Daphnia magna isolate NIES linkage group LG7, ASM2063170v1.1, whole genome shotgun sequence, a single genomic region encodes these proteins:
- the LOC116927177 gene encoding ventral anterior homeobox 2, producing the protein MDTYGCGRRPMDHHRPDPKLPDYVQTVVVKDSKGLEKILLLPKALDLDRPKRSRTAFAKWQLDALETTFGSHPYLVGEQRTLLARRLGLSETQIKVWYQNRRTKQRKEGHPTAGGSDDPQTNKNASKEEPNQSHPQLSSAIQEASSGSSPETPWQRHPATMSADFFGQAFQHYHPAMYQQLMQSYSSHGANALANSGAITQAASHSTGATVPSAAMSTDRGHHHIHRVY; encoded by the exons ATGGATACTTACGGATGCGGTAGACGACCGATGGATCATCACCGTCCAGACCCTAAATTACCCGATTACGTTCAAACAGTCGTCGTTAAAG ACTCGAAAGGATTGGAAAAGATTTTACTGTTGCCCAAAGCGCTGGATTTGGATCGGCCCAAACGGAGCCGGACGGCCTTCGCTAAATGGCAACTGGACGCCCTGGAAACGACGTTCGGCTCTCATCCTTACCTGGTCGGGGAGCAAAGGACTTTATTGGCCCGTCGTCTCGGCCTCTCTGAAACCCAA ATCAAAGTGTGGTATCAAAACAGGCGGACCAAACAGCGGAAAGAAGGACATCCGACTGCAGGCGGATCTGACGACCCGCAAACGAATAAAAATGCATCAAAGGAAGAACCAAATCAATCGCATCCGCAATTATCGTCTGCGATTCAAGAAGCGAGTTCCGGATCGTCTCCGGAAACGCCATGGCAACGACATCCAGCCACGATGAGTGCGGATTTCTTCGGCCAGGCTTTCCAGCACTACCATCCAGCCATGTATCAACAATTAATGCAATCCTATTCATCGCACGGGGCCAACGCGTTAGCCAATAGCGGTGCAATAACACAGGCCGCAAGTCACTCAACTGGCGCCACTGTCCCATCGGCCGCAATGTCAACCGATCGAGGCCATCACCACATTCATCGAgtctactaa
- the LOC116927217 gene encoding uncharacterized protein LOC116927217, with protein sequence MLRRSVRFDILWLVTGLAVCLPSHVVVPAASTEAPQHGDNGRLFRENFQRLQSLGMCGIPRPRVYYVEDHPDADATLTYHPTATVLHRCDPSGGCCRDRRKRCTPSAETVVRIVFFVHSIHRAINMQSSASPLPNRIFQSLDFVNHTQCICADINDVPRR encoded by the exons ATGTTGCGTCGCTCCGTTCGCTTTGACATCTTGTGGTTAGTGACCGGATTGGCCGTGTGTCTACCGTCGCACGTGGTCGTCCCAGCAGCTTCGACGGAAGCGCCGCAACACGGCGATAACGGACGCCTCTTCCGCGAAAATTTCCAACGGCTTCAGAGTTTAGGAATGTGCGGCATTCCTCGTCCGCGCGTCTACTACGTCG AAGATCATCCGGATGCGGATGCGACTTTAACGTATCATCCGACAGCGACCGTGTTGCACCGGTGCGATCCTTCGGGCGGTTGTTGCCGTGATCGCCGCAAGCGTTGCACTCCCTCGGCGGAGACGGTGGTGCGCATCGTTTTCTTCGTTCACTCCATTCATCGTGCGATCAACATGCAATCGTCGGCCTCGCCTCTTCCTAACCGAATCTTCCAGTCGCTCGATTTCGTCAATCACACGCAATGCATCTGCGCCGATATTAACGACGTTCCACGACGTTGA
- the LOC116927097 gene encoding alpha-1A adrenergic receptor: MFSVTSDTPWRVSSASFKTSASFAYIQIRFSFENKKRGDQMEGGSNCTNHSGLDVYWSVTPVTVSRVETIIHLICLSQGIPINVLIGVVIARNRRLHNPRNTFWLGIIALNLMTMFMAVLKLLVVHVAQPGDFTCLFFSSTTGKPYTILLFVMLLATLDRYVAITHPLYHRKHVTVRLVIIVQLGISVAVFFLLSMPFIFGWIPLRCGFNLTLSKWTMLLRSILVSLCITAQVKVYLVTRQYLRQAEVQPPSIPMQQLAIVTNDRDELQRPPSTAPAESTSSLSAVNMNKNAPFFVHRRNKTVSKLELEASLTLVVGVLSLCIITAPMFVVYFSLSICQQLGGDCSGLTSLVVYVRQAALIHAVYGPLIYMIRSREFASAVRKMLRPNSVRLDDINYF; this comes from the exons ATGTTCAGTGTCACGTCTGACACACCATGGAGAGTATCGTCCGCGTCGTTCAAAACTTCCGCTTCATTTGCATATATTCAAATACGTTTTAGTTTtgagaataaaaaaaggggtgaTCAAATGGAAGGCGGCAGCAATTGCACGAATCATTCGGGACTTGATGTTTATTGGTCGGTGACACCAGTGACAGTGAGCCGAGTGGAGACAATTATTCATTTGATATGTCTGTCGCAAGGGATTCCCATCAACGTGTTGATTGGCGTCGTGATAGCGCGCAATCGTCGGCTGCACAATCCGCGAAACACGTTTTGGCTTGGGATAATCGCCCTCAATTTAATGACCATGTTCATGGCCGTCCTCAAATTGCTGGTCGTTCACGTCGCTCAACCGGGCGATTTCAcgtgtcttttcttttcctccacCACGGGCAAACCGTACACCATTCTACTGTTCGTCATGCTGTTGGCCACTCTCGATCGCTACGTTG CTATTACGCATCCGCTGTACCATCGCAAACACGTCACTGTCCGTCTAGTCATTATCGTCCAGCTGGGCATCTCAGTGgccgtcttcttcttgct ATCGATGCCGTTCATTTTCGGATGGATTCCTTTACGTTGCGGCTTCAATCTGACGCTGAGCAAGTGGACGATGCTCTTACGATCGATCCTCGTTTCCCTTTGCATCACAGCTCAAGTCAAAGTTTACCTGGTGACGCGTCAATATTTGAGACAGGCGGAGGTGCAGCCACCGTCCATTCCGATGCAACAGTTGGCTATCGTGACCAACGACAGGGACGAATTACAGCGGCCACCTTCCACCGCACCGGCGGAATCCACGAGTTCTCTGTCCGCTGTGAATATGAACAAGAACGCGCCGTTTTTCGTCCACCGACGTAACAAGACAGTCAGCAAATTAGAACTGGAGGCCAGTCTGACGTTGGTGGTTGGCGTCTTATCGTTGTGCATCATCACAG CTCCCATGTTCGTCGTCTACTTTTCGCTGTCCATCTGTCAACAGCTGGGCGGTGACTGCAGTGGATTGACTTCTTTG GTTGTGTACGTCAGGCAAGCGGCTCTGATTCACGCAGTTTACGGCCCACTCATCTACATGATCCGCAGCCGGGAATTTGCTTCGGCTGTCCGCAAAATGCTTCGACCCAATTCAGTTCGTCTTGACGATATCAATTACTTTTAA
- the LOC116934809 gene encoding olfactory receptor 226 — MESCAGNCSKHPGIDFDLVTPVTLSRTETILYLICVSQGLPINLLIGFVIARNRRLHNPRNTFWFGIIVLNILNIFMTVLKMLVVYVAQPGDFTCLFFSSITGKPYTILLFVMLLATLDRYVAITHPLYHRKHVTVRLVIIVQLGISVAVFFLLSMPFIFGWIPLRCGFNLTLGKWTMFLRSILVSLCITAQVRVYLVTRKYLRQAEVQPLSIPMQQTGFVLKHRDDLQRPPSTTAAESSTSLSVVNMNKNAPFFVHRRNKTVSKLELEASLTLVVGVLSLCVITTPMFILYVALSVCQQVGGECTGMTYSIPYVRQAALIHAVYGPLIYMIRSREFASAVRKMLRPQSARFDDINYF, encoded by the exons atgGAAAGCTGTGCAGGTAACTGTTCGAAACATCCAGGTATTGATTTCGATCTTGTGACGCCAGTGACGCTCAGCAGAACGGAGACGATCCTCTACCTGATTTGCGTGTCGCAAGGTTTGCCCATCAACTTGTTAATTGGTTTCGTGATCGCACGTAACCGTCGATTGCACAATCCGCGAAACACGTTTTGGTTTGGAATTATCGTTCTTAATATACTCAACATATTCATGACTGTCCTGAAAATGCTGGTCGTTTACGTCGCTCAACCGGGCGATTTCAcgtgtcttttcttttcctccatCACGGGCAAACCGTACACCATTCTACTGTTCGTCATGCTATTGGCCACTCTCGACCGCTACGTTG CTATTACGCATCCGCTGTACCATCGCAAACACGTCACTGTCCGTCTAGTCATTATCGTCCAGCTGGGCATCTCAGTGgccgtcttcttcttgct ATCGATGCCGTTCATTTTCGGATGGATTCCTTTACGTTGCGGCTTCAATCTGACCCTGGGCAAATGGACGATGTTCTTACGATCGATCCTCGTTTCCCTTTGCATCACAGCTCAGGTCAGAGTTTACCTGGTGACGCGTAAATACCTGAGGCAGGCGGAAGTGCAGCCTCTTTCAATTCCGATGCAACAGACGGGTTTCGTGTTGAAACACAGGGACGATTTGCAGCGTCCACCTTCGACGACTGCGGCGGAATCGAGCACTTCCTTATCCGTTGTGAATATGAACAAGAACGCGCCATTTTTCGTCCACCGACGTAACAAGACAGTCAGCAAATTAGAACTGGAGGCCAGTCTGACGTTGGTGGTTGGCGTCTTGTCGCTGTGCGTCATCAcaa CTCCGATGTTTATCCTGTACGTTGCCCTTTCCGTTTGCCAGCAAGTGGGCGGTGAATGCACTGGCATGACTTACTCG atTCCCTACGTGAGACAAGCTGCACTGATTCACGCAGTTTACGGCCCACTCATCTACATGATCCGCAGCCGGGAATTCGCATCAGCCGTCCGCAAAATGCTCCGGCCCCAGTCTGCCCGTTTTGATGACATCAATTACTTTTAA